Proteins co-encoded in one Daphnia carinata strain CSIRO-1 chromosome 3, CSIRO_AGI_Dcar_HiC_V3, whole genome shotgun sequence genomic window:
- the LOC130693784 gene encoding protein lin-52 homolog: MSKTKMKAETSSDLEQSLLSTEKLDRASPDIWPERNYPGIEYSVIEPTRSPEVPSLPQSIIPQELDKHDYTLIGRYSKLTAQELIVEVKQLQNLAYQLGLEEAKEMTRGKYLNILSSHKRRNL; encoded by the exons atgtcaaaaacaaaaatgaaagccGAGACGTCATCAG ATTTGGAACAAAGTCTACTCAGCACAGAAAAACTAGATCGTGCATCTCCTGATATTTGGCCTGAACGCAATT ATCCAGGAATAGAGTATTCTGTTATTGAACCTACGAGGTCGCCCGAAGTACCATCGTTACCCCAATCCATAATTCCACAGgaattggataaacatgactACACCCTCATTGGAC GTTATTCCAAGTTGACAGCTCAGGAATTAATAGTTGAAGTTAAACAGCTACAAAACTTGGCATACCAGCTCGGTCTTGAAGAAGCCAAAGAAATGACAAGAGGAAAATACCTAAATATACTTTCGTCtcataaaagaagaaatttataa